From the Ciona intestinalis unplaced genomic scaffold, KH HT001190.1, whole genome shotgun sequence genome, one window contains:
- the LOC100180096 gene encoding dynactin subunit 4 isoform X2: MASLLQVDRVQYVFDVDTQDSQSLSRLYFCIYCLGLRSSHNLLHEDDSHFCPQALDSLASAEAVSRKNKCSNSWRCPACLHTLSTRATSTISPPTTDSNKPTVKTVYYQSCTFCRWSTRSVGIDDKEVANDAWMEKENPSLPRINKLLEYYKYLEHKEKVEQARKSPIKKELMSVTMQLKQKYTSSKHSPGKKSMFGDSLSGALSSLRLKDVSSLKDVSIDASSTLALDDVEKLNTDVYKPVQFTAMTSTAQRLDQPGNQIIECSDLAPRRSQMFMKQSLRCKICDHNIIKPEYSPTSIKFKIHLIALNHIPDIRISKPSTLRAGERCQFVLSITNPTEHVIHATFLPMEETKHEINAKIELPTCDIVVGKFDDAAEFVDQLTSTNNTDDASIIAFRRGNKVGFYVHCTPDPALSPGDNVWVGMRFKHEHYGSAPLALLLKGGEVEKEPEPNWLTHSVFINLGKIQSSLE, from the exons ATGGCGAGCTTACTGCAGGTAGACCGGGTTCAGTACGTATTTGACGTCGACACCCAGGATTCCCAGTCTTTATCTCgactttatttttgcatttattgCCTCGGTCTTCGTTCGTCGCATAACCTATTGCACGAG gATGATTCTCACTTCTGTCCTCAAGCCTTAGATAGTTTGGCGTCAGCTGAAGCTGTATCGAGGAAAAACAA ATGTTCCAACTCATGGAGGTGCCCTGCGTGCTTACACACATTATCAACCAGAGCTACAAGCACGATATCCCCCCCCACCACTGACTCAAATAAACCAActgtaaaaactgtttattatcAATCGTGTACATTCTGCCGGTGGTCGACACGGTCTGTTGGTATCGATGACAAGGAAGTTG CAAATGACGCATGGATGGAAAAAGAAAACCCTAGTTTACCTCGG ATAAATAAACTGCTTGAGTATTACAAGTATCTTGAACATAAAGAAAAAGTTGAACAAGCCCGAAAATCTCCGATCAAAAAGGAGTTGATGTCGGTTACAATGCAG ttGAAACAGAAATATACATCCAGCAAGCATTCGCCTGGGAAGAAATCTATGTTTGGCGATTCGCTTAGTGGTGCATTGTCAAGCTTACGGTTGAAAGATGTTTCGAGTTTAAAAGACGTTTCAATCGACGCATCTTCCACACTTGCACTGGATGAtgtggaaaagttaaacaCGGATGTTTACAAGCCTGTTCAATTTACAGCAA tgaCATCAACTGCTCAGCGCTTGGACCAACCAGGGAATCAAATTATTGAATGTTCGGATTTAGCTCCAAGAAGATCGCAAATGTTTATGAAACAATCGCTCAGATGCAAG ATTTGTGATCACAACATTATCAAGCCCGAGTACAGTCCAACTTCCATCAAGTTTAAAATCCATCTCATCGCATT aaaccaCATACCTGATATAAGGATCAGCAAACCATCAACATTGCGCGCTGGTGAACGTTGTCAGTTCGTCCTGTCAATCACAAACCCAACGGAGCACGTCATACACGCAACCTTCCTACCAATGGAGGAAACTAAACATGAGATAAACGCAAAG ATAGAGCTTCCAACATGCGATATAGTTGTGGGAAAGTTTGACGACGCTGCTGAGTTTGTTGATCAACTTACTTCAACAAACAATACTGATGACGCAAG CATCATTGCGTTCCGTCGTGGCAATAAAGTTGGGTTTTACGTTCATTGCACGCCCGACCCCGCCCTTTCACCTGGTGATAATGTATGGGTTGGTATGCGGTTCAAACATGAACATTATGGAAGCGCTCCTCTTGCTTTGTTGTTGAAAGGAGGAGAGGTAGAAAAAGAACCGGAGCCTAACTGGCTGACGCATTCAGTTTTCATCAATCTCGGAAAAATTCAAAGTTCATTAGAATAG
- the LOC100180096 gene encoding dynactin subunit 4 isoform X1: MASLLQVDRVQYVFDVDTQDSQSLSRLYFCIYCLGLRSSHNLLHEDDSHFCPQALDSLASAEAVSRKNKCSNSWRCPACLHTLSTRATSTISPPTTDSNKPTVKTVYYQSCTFCRWSTRSVGIDDKEVANDAWMEKANPSLPRINKLLEYYKYLEHKEKVEQARKSPIKKELMSVTMQLKQKYTSSKHSPGKKSMFGDSLSGALSSLRLKDVSSLKDVSIDASSTLALDDVEKLNTDVYKPVQFTAMTSTAQRLDQPGNQIIECSDLAPRRSQMFMKQSLRCKICDHNIIKPEYSPTSIKFKIHLIALNHIPDIRISKPSTLRAGERCQFVLSITNPTEHVIHATFLPMEETKHEINAKIELPTCDIVVGKFDDAAEFVDQLTSTNNTDDASIIAFRRGNKVGFYVHCTPDPALSPGDNVWVGMRFKHEHYGSAPLALLLKGGEVEKEPEPNWLTHSVFINLGKIQSSLE; encoded by the exons ATGGCGAGCTTACTGCAGGTAGACCGGGTTCAGTACGTATTTGACGTCGACACCCAGGATTCCCAGTCTTTATCTCgactttatttttgcatttattgCCTCGGTCTTCGTTCGTCGCATAACCTATTGCACGAG gATGATTCTCACTTCTGTCCTCAAGCCTTAGATAGTTTGGCGTCAGCTGAAGCTGTATCGAGGAAAAACAA ATGTTCCAACTCATGGAGGTGCCCTGCGTGCTTACACACATTATCAACCAGAGCTACAAGCACGATATCCCCCCCCACCACTGACTCAAATAAACCAActgtaaaaactgtttattatcAATCGTGTACATTCTGCCGGTGGTCGACACGGTCTGTTGGTATCGATGACAAGGAAGTTG CAAATGACGCATGGATGGAAAAAGCAAACCCTAGTTTACCTCGG ATAAATAAACTGCTTGAGTATTACAAGTATCTTGAACATAAAGAAAAAGTTGAACAAGCCCGAAAATCTCCGATCAAAAAGGAGTTGATGTCGGTTACAATGCAG ttGAAACAGAAATATACATCCAGCAAGCATTCGCCTGGGAAGAAATCTATGTTTGGCGATTCGCTTAGTGGTGCATTGTCAAGCTTACGGTTGAAAGATGTTTCGAGTTTAAAAGACGTTTCAATCGACGCATCTTCCACACTTGCACTGGATGAtgtggaaaagttaaacaCGGATGTTTACAAGCCTGTTCAATTTACAGCAA tgaCATCAACTGCTCAGCGCTTGGACCAACCAGGGAATCAAATTATTGAATGTTCGGATTTAGCTCCAAGAAGATCGCAAATGTTTATGAAACAATCGCTCAGATGCAAG ATTTGTGATCACAACATTATCAAGCCCGAGTACAGTCCAACTTCCATCAAGTTTAAAATCCATCTCATCGCATT aaaccaCATACCTGATATAAGGATCAGCAAACCATCAACATTGCGCGCTGGTGAACGTTGTCAGTTCGTCCTGTCAATCACAAACCCAACGGAGCACGTCATACACGCAACCTTCCTACCAATGGAGGAAACTAAACATGAGATAAACGCAAAG ATAGAGCTTCCAACATGCGATATAGTTGTGGGAAAGTTTGACGACGCTGCTGAGTTTGTTGATCAACTTACTTCAACAAACAATACTGATGACGCAAG CATCATTGCGTTCCGTCGTGGCAATAAAGTTGGGTTTTACGTTCATTGCACGCCCGACCCCGCCCTTTCACCTGGTGATAATGTATGGGTTGGTATGCGGTTCAAACATGAACATTATGGAAGCGCTCCTCTTGCTTTGTTGTTGAAAGGAGGAGAGGTAGAAAAAGAACCGGAGCCTAACTGGCTGACGCATTCAGTTTTCATCAATCTCGGAAAAATTCAAAGTTCATTAGAATAG
- the LOC101242514 gene encoding tubulin polyglutamylase TTLL11-like, producing the protein MESVNNHDWTINTINAYESTTEILKEAAKEFGWNVVSTICEKDQDNDKCIYWGNIQSIKHIDKGYYTNHGCNVVNNIPGFAVVEKKVDTTLALRTMSKLFLGHFDFYPQTWIFPHEMKEMPNVGNHAGISVPSYVYKPDHECRGNGIKFFNDPALLEEITKDTPAVVQKYIETPLLWNGYKFDIRSFFVIMSLKPLEIYYAKGSFCRLCAIRYDVDNFSDTSQHLSNFSVNNKEGKFDPARCKSLLEMKQMLKQNGHDADEVERKIVISSLKAIIAVIPDLMVWQNAMTGRENTKSFQIIGVDTMVTSDLEVKFIEMNEPRIRSYYPTLEGGRESRLFLQPVAEIAFNLHRDLLKILTEPNCKETSFLEKVFPASRDNQYIDDEDYKRFVCNDVLVVCKAAELFNKFNKKRSLTIDLDSFQSLMAYLSIDDLDDVTALYKTKLRKWKTYLHYVTKFADCNYHEELSFQGFMELLLELFSGRILRQKLS; encoded by the exons ATGGAATCGGTCAATAACCATGATTGGACAATAAACACCATAAACGCATACGAGAGCACGACGGAAATTTTAAAGGAGGCGGCAAAAGAGTTCGGGTGGAACGTTGTATCTACAATCTGTGAAAAAG acCAGGATAACGATAAATGTATTTACTGGGGAAACATACAAAGTATCAAACATATAGATAAAGGGTATTACACCAATCACGGTTGCAACGTTGTGAACAATATCCCAGGGTTCGCGGTTGTTGagaaaaag gTTGATACGACGTTAGCGCTTCGAACAATGTCAAAACTATTTTTGGGACATTTTGACTTTTACCCCCAAACCTGGATATTTCCCCATGAGATGAAAGAAATGCCAAACGTTGGTAACCACGCAG GCATCAGTGTTCCCTCCTATGTTTACAAACCAGATCACGAGTGTAGGGGGAATGGGATTAAGTTTTTTAACGACCCTGCCCTACTTGAGGAAATAACTAAAGACACCCCCGCTGTAGTGCAG AAATACATTGAAACCCCCCTGTTATGGAATGGTTACAAATTTGACATTCGATCGTTTTTCGTCATCATGAGTTTAAAACCATTGGAAATTTATTACGCAAAG ggaTCATTCTGCCGTCTTTGTGCGATCCGATACGATGTTGACAATTTCTCCGACACGTCCCAACACCTATCCAACTTCAGTGTCAACAATAAAGAGGGAAAATTTGATCCTGCGCGATGCAAAAGTTTGCTTGAAATGAAACAG aTGTTGAAACAAAACGGGCACGACGCGGACGAGGTTGAACGAAAAATAGTAATTTCTTCTCTGAAAGCGATCATTGCTGTTATTCCTGATTTAATGGTTTGGCAGAATGCGATGACAGGAAGGGAAAATACCAA ATCGTTCCAAATCATCGGAGTCGATACGATGGTGACGTCAGACTTGGAAGTAAAGTTCATTGAAATGAACGAGCCGAGAATACGAAGTTATTATCCGACACTTGAGGGTGGAAGGGAGAGTCGGCTGTTCCTACAACCAGTAGCTGAG ATTGCATTCAATCTACATCGAGATTTACTGAAAATACTCACCGAACCCAATTGCAAAGAAACTTCCTTCTTGGAGAAAGTGTTCCCAGCAAGCAGGGACAATCAATATATCGATGATGAAGATTACAAGCGGTTTGTTTGTAATGACGTTTTAGTTGTCTGCAAAGCTGCTGAATTATTCAACAAATTCAACAAGAAAAGGAGTCTGACCATCGACCTTGATTCATTTCAAAGTTTGATGGCATATTTGTCCATAGATGATTTGGACGATGTTACTGCTTTATACAAAACCAAACTACGGAAGTGGAAAACGTACCTTCATTACGTCACCAAGTTTGCTGATTGTAATTATCACGAAGAACTTTCCTTTCAAGGATTTATGGAGCTTTTGTTGGAACTATTTAGCGGAAGAATATTACGACAAAAACTGTCATAG
- the LOC100180096 gene encoding dynactin subunit 4 isoform X3, producing MASLLQDDSHFCPQALDSLASAEAVSRKNKCSNSWRCPACLHTLSTRATSTISPPTTDSNKPTVKTVYYQSCTFCRWSTRSVGIDDKEVANDAWMEKANPSLPRINKLLEYYKYLEHKEKVEQARKSPIKKELMSVTMQLKQKYTSSKHSPGKKSMFGDSLSGALSSLRLKDVSSLKDVSIDASSTLALDDVEKLNTDVYKPVQFTAMTSTAQRLDQPGNQIIECSDLAPRRSQMFMKQSLRCKICDHNIIKPEYSPTSIKFKIHLIALNHIPDIRISKPSTLRAGERCQFVLSITNPTEHVIHATFLPMEETKHEINAKIELPTCDIVVGKFDDAAEFVDQLTSTNNTDDASIIAFRRGNKVGFYVHCTPDPALSPGDNVWVGMRFKHEHYGSAPLALLLKGGEVEKEPEPNWLTHSVFINLGKIQSSLE from the exons ATGGCGAGCTTACTGCAG gATGATTCTCACTTCTGTCCTCAAGCCTTAGATAGTTTGGCGTCAGCTGAAGCTGTATCGAGGAAAAACAA ATGTTCCAACTCATGGAGGTGCCCTGCGTGCTTACACACATTATCAACCAGAGCTACAAGCACGATATCCCCCCCCACCACTGACTCAAATAAACCAActgtaaaaactgtttattatcAATCGTGTACATTCTGCCGGTGGTCGACACGGTCTGTTGGTATCGATGACAAGGAAGTTG CAAATGACGCATGGATGGAAAAAGCAAACCCTAGTTTACCTCGG ATAAATAAACTGCTTGAGTATTACAAGTATCTTGAACATAAAGAAAAAGTTGAACAAGCCCGAAAATCTCCGATCAAAAAGGAGTTGATGTCGGTTACAATGCAG ttGAAACAGAAATATACATCCAGCAAGCATTCGCCTGGGAAGAAATCTATGTTTGGCGATTCGCTTAGTGGTGCATTGTCAAGCTTACGGTTGAAAGATGTTTCGAGTTTAAAAGACGTTTCAATCGACGCATCTTCCACACTTGCACTGGATGAtgtggaaaagttaaacaCGGATGTTTACAAGCCTGTTCAATTTACAGCAA tgaCATCAACTGCTCAGCGCTTGGACCAACCAGGGAATCAAATTATTGAATGTTCGGATTTAGCTCCAAGAAGATCGCAAATGTTTATGAAACAATCGCTCAGATGCAAG ATTTGTGATCACAACATTATCAAGCCCGAGTACAGTCCAACTTCCATCAAGTTTAAAATCCATCTCATCGCATT aaaccaCATACCTGATATAAGGATCAGCAAACCATCAACATTGCGCGCTGGTGAACGTTGTCAGTTCGTCCTGTCAATCACAAACCCAACGGAGCACGTCATACACGCAACCTTCCTACCAATGGAGGAAACTAAACATGAGATAAACGCAAAG ATAGAGCTTCCAACATGCGATATAGTTGTGGGAAAGTTTGACGACGCTGCTGAGTTTGTTGATCAACTTACTTCAACAAACAATACTGATGACGCAAG CATCATTGCGTTCCGTCGTGGCAATAAAGTTGGGTTTTACGTTCATTGCACGCCCGACCCCGCCCTTTCACCTGGTGATAATGTATGGGTTGGTATGCGGTTCAAACATGAACATTATGGAAGCGCTCCTCTTGCTTTGTTGTTGAAAGGAGGAGAGGTAGAAAAAGAACCGGAGCCTAACTGGCTGACGCATTCAGTTTTCATCAATCTCGGAAAAATTCAAAGTTCATTAGAATAG